One genomic window of Sodaliphilus pleomorphus includes the following:
- the coaD gene encoding pantetheine-phosphate adenylyltransferase encodes MSNTKIAVFQGSFDPFTRGHESIVQRALTIFDQVVVLVVHNSLKQGYFDVDTRVSIIEDTFSNEPRVRVMASDGLTVNVAKQVGACCFVRGVRTVQDYEYEMSIAEVNLKFSGIETLLLYTLPEFSHISSTIVREWLKYGKDMTEYLPQGLSPHMLAQVLSKRR; translated from the coding sequence ATGAGCAACACCAAGATAGCTGTGTTTCAAGGGTCGTTCGACCCGTTTACCCGTGGGCATGAGTCGATTGTGCAACGCGCCCTCACCATCTTCGACCAGGTTGTGGTGCTTGTAGTGCACAACAGCCTCAAGCAAGGCTACTTCGATGTCGACACGCGTGTGAGCATCATCGAGGACACTTTCAGCAATGAGCCCCGTGTGAGGGTGATGGCCAGCGATGGCCTCACGGTGAACGTGGCCAAGCAGGTGGGAGCCTGCTGCTTTGTGCGCGGTGTGCGCACGGTGCAGGACTACGAGTATGAAATGAGCATAGCCGAGGTCAACCTCAAGTTTTCGGGCATCGAGACCCTGCTGCTCTACACCTTGCCCGAGTTCAGCCACATTTCCAGCACCATTGTGCGCGAGTGGCTCAAGTACGGCAAAGACATGACCGAATATCTGCCCCAGGGGCTGAGCCCGCACATGCTTGCCCAGGTGCTGAGCAAGCGGCGATAG
- a CDS encoding acyltransferase — translation MENYDDIRPYTDSEIPAAMHRIVRNDFFPLLARYVFPHLPTEQVRDMMLSFSTIYDFQYQVMRIANERIIANSITTFTCDGTSHIEPRGSYLFVSNHRDIMLDASLLQNVLLAHGHDTSEITFGANLMQGELMIDLGKSNKMFRVERGGNMKDFYLSSMHLSNYIRNAVTRLHHSVWIAQRNGRTKDGNDTTDQGIIKMFCMSHPQDKIEALEQLHIVPVTVSYEWEPCDVLKAIELYMSRTEKYIKKPGEDLTSIITGIVQPKGQVHFSIGRPLGHDELMQFNDCTSTDYHRQVAKLLDRRIIAAYRLTPNNYIAHDLLYAQSRYKHRYTAQQEADFIAHLQQLHRYDYVDEPEVLRNILLGIYANPVTNKERLPG, via the coding sequence ATGGAGAATTACGACGACATACGCCCCTACACCGACAGCGAGATACCCGCGGCCATGCACCGCATTGTGCGCAACGATTTTTTCCCGCTCCTGGCACGATATGTTTTCCCCCACCTGCCCACAGAGCAAGTGCGCGACATGATGCTCTCGTTTAGCACCATCTACGACTTCCAGTACCAAGTGATGAGGATAGCCAACGAGCGCATCATTGCCAACTCCATCACCACGTTCACCTGCGACGGCACCAGCCACATCGAGCCAAGAGGCAGCTACCTCTTTGTGAGCAACCACCGCGACATCATGCTCGACGCCTCGCTGCTGCAAAACGTGCTGCTCGCCCACGGCCACGACACCAGCGAGATCACATTTGGAGCCAACTTGATGCAGGGCGAGCTCATGATCGACCTGGGCAAGAGCAACAAGATGTTTCGCGTGGAGCGAGGCGGCAACATGAAGGACTTCTATCTCTCGAGCATGCACTTGTCCAACTATATACGCAATGCCGTGACCCGCCTGCACCACTCGGTGTGGATTGCTCAGCGCAACGGCCGCACCAAAGACGGCAACGACACGACCGACCAAGGCATCATCAAGATGTTTTGCATGAGCCACCCGCAAGACAAAATCGAGGCACTCGAGCAGCTGCACATCGTGCCCGTGACCGTGAGCTACGAGTGGGAGCCCTGCGACGTGCTCAAGGCCATAGAGCTCTACATGTCGCGCACCGAGAAATATATCAAGAAGCCCGGCGAGGACCTCACCAGCATCATCACCGGCATCGTGCAGCCCAAGGGACAGGTGCATTTCTCGATAGGGCGTCCCCTGGGGCACGACGAGCTCATGCAATTCAACGACTGCACCAGCACCGACTATCATCGACAAGTGGCCAAGCTGCTCGACCGCCGCATCATAGCTGCCTACCGGCTCACGCCCAACAACTACATTGCCCACGACCTGCTCTACGCCCAAAGCCGCTACAAGCACCGCTACACTGCCCAGCAAGAGGCCGACTTCATTGCCCACCTGCAGCAGCTGCACCGCTACGACTACGTCGACGAGCCCGAGGTGCTGCGCAACATCCTCCTGGGCATCTATGCCAACCCCGTGACCAACAAGGAGCGTCTACCAGGCTGA